The genomic DNA GCGCCCTCCTGCACGGCCTCGCGCAGGAAATGGTGCATCTGCGCCACGATGGGGCCGCGCACCTGCACGGCGTAGTCCTGCTTGGCCTCGGGGCCGAAATCCGCCACGTGGTCGGCCGAGTAGTTGATGCCGCCGATGAACCCCAGCTCGCCGTCCACCACCACCATCTTGCGGTGCATGCGGCGCAGCATGTTCAGGCGCTGGCCCATGAAGCGGCGGCCCGGGTCGAAGATGCGAAAGCGCACGCCCGCCTCGACCAGGCTGCCCACGAAGCCGTCGGACAGGTCGGGCGAGCCGAACCCGTCCACCAGCACATGCACTTCCACGCCGCGCCGGGCGGCCGCGAGCAGGGCGGCGTGCAGTTCCTGGCCGATCTTGTCCTCGAACAGGATGAAGGTCTCCAGCAGCACTTCGCGCCGTGCCTTTTCAATCGCGCCGAACACCCGGGGGAAAAACTCCTCGCCGTTTTCCAGCAGATCGAAGTGGTTGCCCGGCACCCAGCGGGATGAGCGTGGTGCGCGAAACGAGCGGGAAGATAGGCTCATAGCAGGATCTCCGCCGCCAGGGGTGCGTGGTCCGAAAGCTTGTCCCAGGGCTTGCGCGGCAGCGACAGGGGTGCATGAACGGCCGCGTTGCGCACGTAGATGCGGTCCAGCGCGAGCAGCGGCATGGACGCGGGGAAGGTGCGCACCGCCCGGCCGAAGGCCTGCACGAACACCTCCTGCAGGCCCGCGCCCCGCTGCAGGATGTCGTGCGCGCGGTGGCGCCAGTCATTGAAGTCGCCGGCCAGCACCACGGGCTCGCCGGGCGGGAAGGTCTTGAGCAGCTCGCACACCCGCTGCAGCTGGCGCTGGCGGTGGGCCTCCTGCAGCCCCAGGTGCACGCACACGGCATGCACGGGCAGGTGGTGGCCGGGCGGCTGCAGCACACAGTGCAGCATGCCGCGCCGCTCGGGCCCGCTGATCGAGATGTCATGGTTCTCGTAGTGCGTGATGGGGAACTTGGACAGCAGGGCGTTGCCGTGGTCGCCGTTGTCATACACGGCATTGCGCCCGTAGGCGTACTGCGACCAGATGGTGTCGGCCAGGAACTCGTAGTGCGGCACCTGCGGAAAGTTGGCGAGCCGGCTGGCATGGCGGTGGTGCGTGCCCTGCACCTCCTGCAGAAAGACCAGGTCCGCCGCCACGCTGCGCACCGCCTCGCGCAGCTCGTGCAGCATGAAGCGCCGGTTGAAGGTGGTGAAGCCCTTGTGCACGTTCACGGTGAGCACCTTGAACGCGATGGGTTGTGAGGGGAGGGTGTCCATGGGCAAACAATCGTTGTGGGGCCCTCCGGCGCGGGGCGCCGCCAGGGGCGGGCCGAAGGGTGAAACGATTGTTGGGGCCGCAGTGCGCCGCCGCTGTAGGACGGCTGGCCGTGGGTGTGTGCTGCGCTGGCCGAAAAAGGCTTTCGGCCCTGAACCCGTGCCTTGGCTACGTGCTGGGTTCAGGGCTGGCACCAGGGGCCGGCCGCCCCCGCAGCACCTTGGAAACTGGCGCGCCCCAGGCCGGTGCACCCGTGGAACTGGCTCTGCCAGGCCACCGGGTGCGTCCCCCTGGGGGCTGAGACGCCGCGGCTCCACGCCTGCCTGCGCAGGCTTGGACGGCATCGAAGAGGCACCGCCTCTGGCGGTGGCACCAAGCGGTTGCGCCTCAGGGGGGCAATTTATGCAGGCAGGAACCCCTCCACCGACAGATAACGCTCGCCCGTGTCGTAGTTGAAGCCCAGCACCTTGGCGCCCGCGGGCAGCTCGGGCAG from Acidovorax sp. A79 includes the following:
- a CDS encoding endonuclease/exonuclease/phosphatase family protein, translated to MDTLPSQPIAFKVLTVNVHKGFTTFNRRFMLHELREAVRSVAADLVFLQEVQGTHHRHASRLANFPQVPHYEFLADTIWSQYAYGRNAVYDNGDHGNALLSKFPITHYENHDISISGPERRGMLHCVLQPPGHHLPVHAVCVHLGLQEAHRQRQLQRVCELLKTFPPGEPVVLAGDFNDWRHRAHDILQRGAGLQEVFVQAFGRAVRTFPASMPLLALDRIYVRNAAVHAPLSLPRKPWDKLSDHAPLAAEILL